From a region of the uncultured Desulfatiglans sp. genome:
- a CDS encoding transposase, with amino-acid sequence MLALSAVTHIYLYRSACDMRRSFDGLCGLIRSELRADPLSGSLFVFCNRRRTMVKILYFEGDGLAIWMKRLERGRFSLPQRAALDGRIDRRQLMLLLEGVTPKKVSKRYVYQR; translated from the coding sequence ATGCTTGCCCTGAGCGCTGTCACCCATATTTATCTGTACCGGTCTGCCTGCGACATGCGCCGGTCTTTTGACGGACTGTGCGGTTTGATCCGCTCCGAGCTCCGAGCCGATCCTCTTTCAGGCTCTCTGTTTGTCTTCTGTAACCGCCGGCGCACCATGGTCAAGATTCTCTATTTTGAGGGTGACGGCCTGGCCATATGGATGAAACGGCTCGAACGGGGGCGTTTCAGCCTCCCCCAGCGGGCCGCCTTAGACGGGCGGATTGACCGCCGGCAACTGATGCTCCTGCTTGAAGGGGTTACACCAAAAAAAGTAAGCAAACGCTATGTTTATCAAAGATAA
- a CDS encoding hypothetical protein (Evidence 5 : Unknown function) produces the protein MTQVDRRVHWSGIMQAQAASGQTIKAFCSERKISIYQFYAWRRRLKAGIRHQQKPGAFIELFPAKDEVNAPIRIHVGDQLWVEVPQGFHPPTLLSIIETLTRIAQGACLP, from the coding sequence GTGACACAAGTAGATCGCCGGGTGCATTGGAGCGGGATCATGCAGGCCCAGGCTGCGAGTGGGCAGACCATCAAGGCCTTCTGCTCCGAGCGTAAAATCAGCATCTATCAGTTTTATGCCTGGCGCCGCCGCTTGAAAGCCGGCATCCGCCACCAACAGAAACCCGGAGCATTTATTGAGCTTTTTCCCGCCAAGGATGAAGTGAACGCCCCGATCCGGATCCATGTGGGAGACCAGCTCTGGGTTGAAGTGCCCCAAGGGTTCCACCCGCCGACGCTCCTTTCGATCATCGAAACTCTTACCAGAATCGCTCAGGGCGCATGCTTGCCCTGA